One Elusimicrobiota bacterium genomic window, TGTTAAAGCAAATAGTTATCTTGGTTCTCTTCCTCAATTAGACCTTATAAAAACCAATATTGCGAATGGACTGCTGGGTTTTTCTGTTGCTTCCGCAAAGCTGGGTCTCGTTGCTGAAGAGGAAACAGCTAAGGCGTTAAATGAATTGGTTATCGCCTACAACGGTCTTGTGTTAAAGTTAGTTGCCAATGTTATTCCTATAGGTGAACAAAGGATACAAATTAATATTAAAAATGTTCACTATGACGAATCCCAAACAGAGATTAAAAGGATTTTAGCAGAGATGTCGCGGCAAAATGAATCTGGGGCTCCAGATGGAAATATCTTTAAATCACTTAATTCATCTTTTGAATTTCATCAAACAAAAGCAAAGAAACTAAATGATGAAAGAAATGAGTGTTGGAACAAAGTAAATGAGCTTACGAAGCAGTTTATCTTGCTGTTGTCAGATGAAATGAAAGAGATAGCACTTTTGCAAGTGCCAGTTATGGTAGGTATCCGCAAAGAATTAGATATTGATACGAATATAGAAAGTTATAAAGAATTGATTAATAAAAGTACAGAGCGAATCAGAGAACAGCTTGATAATTTCTTGGTCTCAATAAAAAGTATAAGATGATACGTTCATAGTTATATAAAGAATTCCTGGACACCATACTTAAATCCGTGTCAGGCCCCCTGCAGTAGTAATAGCCGTACAACCTACGAGGTTGAACGGCTCCGAATCCGTGCCTGTCTTTACTTCGTGAGGTGATGAAATGGAAGCCAAAAGTCTAAGAGAAACTCTGAAAGATTCTTTCAATATTGACTTACCAATATCTGGCGGGCAGGGTAGTTCATTTGATGACGCAATAATCATTGAAACCAAGAATTCGAGTGAAGGGGTAAATATGGAGTATACGGTAATTAAGTGTATACATAAATTGGGCAATCTTGGTTACAAGGTAGTAAAACAGGAATTAATACCAAAGGACAATAAGTGGTATGATAAGTTAAAGTTGGAAGTTTCTAATTATCCAGACAATTACCATAATTACTATTTTGATATTACAAATTTTTATTCTGAGAATCCGTAAAATCCGTATCAGGCCATACCAGTAGTAATAGCCGTACAACCTACTAGGTTGAATGGCTCTGAATTCCAGGGACACAATACTTAATTATTGAGCAGGTATAATTATTTAAAATATGTTGAAAAAGAGGTTATATGAGTGATTTGATTCCGCAGGAAAAGATTGAAAATAAGATACTATTAATCAGGGGCAAACGAGTGATGCTTGATAAGGATTTAGCTGAACTTTAAAGGGTTGCAACAAGGCAATTAACCAGGCAAGTTAGAAGAAATAGAGATAGGTTCCCTGAAGACTTTATGTTTCAGTTAACAAAAGAGGAGTTTAATAACTTGAAGTGCCATTTTGGCACATCAAGTTGGGGCGGAACCCGAAAGCTTCCTTATGCTTTTACTGAAAACGGTGTGGCAATGCTTTCATCTGTATTGACGGGCAAGACTGCAGTCGGGGTAAATATTCAAATTATGAGGACATTTACTAAACTTCGCGAGTTTTTGCTGACACATAGAGAGCTTGCCCAGAAATTAAGCCAGCTTGAGCGTAAATATGAAAGGCATGACGAGCAGGTACAAGCTATTTTTGACCAGATAAGAGAGTTTATGACATTTAAAGAAAAGCCAAAAAAGCAGATAGGGTTTAAGCAATAAGGACAACGGGGTCAGGTCCCCGAATGATTTATCCTAAATCAAGACCCCGCCCTTGCGGGACTCCATAAAATAATTAATGAAGTTGCATCGGGACTATGCTTTACATTTAACATTCAGGAGTCCGTGGCACCCTCCTTCGCTTTTTGAGCTACGGAAGGGCAAATATCTCTAACTAATTTGGCGAAAGATTCATAAAAATGTAGAATACGAACAGAAAAAAGAGGATGACAAATTGAAAGTTTTGGTTACAGGTTCTAATGGTTTTGTCGGAAGCCACATAGTTGAAGAACTTCTTCAAAATGGCCATTCTGTTGTATGCCAAGTCCGTAAGACAAGTAATCTTAGATGGCTTAAAACCCTTAATGTAGAATATTTTTACGGCGATGTAAGAGATGAAAAAAGCATTTCTGAAATGGTTAAAGGAGTGGATGCTATTGTACATAACGCTGCCGTCGTAAGAGCGCTAAAAAAAGAATCTTATTACGAAGTGAATCAGATTGCAACCAAAAATATAATTCAAGCTATTTTAAAATATAATCCTAATCTTAAAAAAATTATTTTTATATCTTCTCAGGCAGCAATGGGGCCATGTAAAAATTTAACTCCAAAGAAAATCGGCGAATGTGAAAATCCTGTTTCAGATTACGGGTGCAGTAAGCTTGAAGGTGAAAAAGAGCTTAAGAGTTTAAATGCAAAAATTCCATATACTATTTTAAGGCCCGCATCAGTTTACGGGCCTAGAGATAAAGATTTCCTTATTTTTTTCAAGCTTATTAAATTGGGGTTAGTCTTAAACCCATTCAAGAAAAGATACCTTCAGCTTCTTTTTGTTAAAGACCTTGCTTTGGCAGCCGTGAAATCGCTTGAAAACAAGCTTACCGATTATAAAACCTACTTTCTTGCTGAGGCCAAACCATATTTATGGAAAGACGTTGGAAAAACTATAGCTGAGGCTGTTTCCAGAAAAACGTATATTTTACCATTGCCTGACATTTTTTTGCGTTTAGTTTCATTTATTAGCGAATTATTTTCTAGGTTTAGCGGTGCGCCGGCAGTTATCAACAAACAAAAATTAGACGAAATGACTCAGTGTTTTTGGGTTGGGGATACATCTGAATTTACAAAAGATTGCGGTATGGGCTTTACAAATCTAAAAATAGGTGCTAAAATTACATATAATTGGTATAAAGATAATCATTGGTTTTGAAATAGTAAGGAGGATTATTAATGCATAACGATGTTTTTACAAAATGCGTAAAATTTACTAGCGCCCGTGAAGTTATGGCGGCGGGCGTATATCCATATTTTAAAAGAGTTGAATCCGCGCAAGGCCCCGAAATAATAGTAGAAGGAAAAAAAAGAGTTGTATGCTGTTCAAATAATTATTTAGGCCTTGCAGACCATCCTAAAGTTATAGAAGCCAGCATTGAAGCGACAAAAAAGTACGGTACCTCATGCACCGGTTCACGATTTCTAAACGGGACTAACGATTTGCATGAAAAAGTTGAAAGAAAGTTTGCCAGATTTGTTGGCAAAGAATCTGCGATACTTTTCACCACCGGTCATCATGCCAATCTTGGCGCAATTTCCGTTTTAGTAGGTAAAAATGATGTAGTTATTACCGATAAACTTGACCATGCCTCAATTATAGACGGGTGCAGGCTATCTTATGGTGAGATGGCACGCTACCGCCATAATGACATGCAGGACCTTGAAAGAGTGCTTATACAAAACAAGGATAAAGGCAAGCTAATCGTAGTTGACGGGGTTTTTTCAATGGAAGGAGATATAGCAGACCTTCCGGAGATTGTTAAGCTTGCAAGGGCGTACGGGGCGCGAATTATGGTTGACGAAGCTCATGCAATAGGCGTCCTTGGAGAAACCGGGCGCGGAACCGGAGAACATTTTGGCCTGGAAAATGAAGTGGACGTATTAATGGCAACAGCTTCAAAATCTCTTGCTTCTATCGGCGGATTTATTGCAAGCCGCGAGGAAGTAGTCCACTATATCAAACACATGGCAAGATCTTTGATTTTTACTGCCAGCCTGCCTCCGGCTTGCGTAGGAGCAATTGATTGCTCTTTGGATATTATTCAGGATGAACCTGAACGTCTGCAGCAGCTTTGGGAGAATACTAAGAAAATGAAATCCGGTTTTGAAGAGCTAGGCTTTAATACCGGAACATCAGCATCTCCTATAATACCGATTACCGTTGGCGAAGATATGAAAGCTTTCCAGATGTGGCGGATGCTTTTTGACGAAGGAGTATTCACTTCTCCCGTGGTAAGCCCGGCTGTACCGGAAGGCCATGCCATAATTAGAACCAGCTATATGGCCACTCACAAAGAAAAACATCTTGATTTTGTTTTGGATAAATTTGAGAAAGTCGGCAAACAGCTCGGAATAATTCAAGGCGGCTCCAAACGAATCAAAAAACAAGCCAAAAAACCATGGAAATTTTCATTTACTAAGGCAGAGATGGCATCAGCGACAAAAAAATGGATAAAAAATTTGTGGACGTTTAATAACAGATAAAACAGTGGTAAGGGATAAGGGTTAAGAATTAAGTTAAAGGATTAAAGACTTTTTTGTTTTATTTATTTCTTATATTTTTTCTTAAAGCTTGATATAGAAAAATGGAAATACGAACTGTAAAAACTAAAGAAGAGTTTAAGAAATTCATTAGATTTCCGTGGGAAATATATAAACGGGATAATAATTGGGTTCCTCCGCTAATAGGCGATATTGAGTTTATTTTTGGAAAAAATAATCCTTTTTGGGAACATTCGGAAAAAGAGCTTTATCTAGTATATGACGACTCGGGGAAAATTCTAGGAAGAATAGCTGCAATAATTGATCGTAATTATTTAAAATTTCAGAATGACAACATCGGATTTTTTGGTTTTTTTGAAAGCGTTAATGATGGCAACGTTGCAAAAATGCTTTTTTCCGAGGTGAATAATTGGTTTAAACTTAGAGGTATTGAAAAGTTTTTAGGGCCTATGAATCCTTCAACAAATGATGAAATCGGTTTTTTATGCGAAAATTTTAGTGAGCCGCCCAAAATCATGATGCCATACAATCCTACTTATTATCTTGAATTAGCAGAAAAGGCAGGACTTAAGAAAGCAAAAGAACTTTACGCGTATGATATGGATGTTTCAAACGGGCCATTAGAAAGATTGGAAAGAATTGCATCAATAACATATAAGAAAAATCCGGGGCTTAAAGTAAGAAAATTCAGCCTAGACGATTACGAAAACGACGTTAAAAGAGCTCTTAATATATATAACGAGGCATGGGAAAAAAACTGGGGATTTGTTCCGTGGACCGAAAAAGAATTTTATACTATGGCTCACCGCTTAAAAGACCTTCTCCTTTTGGATACAACTCTTATTGCTGAGATTAACGACAAGCCGGTTGGACTGCTTATAGCAGTTCCCGACTATAATTTTATTTTGAAAAAAATTAACGGCAAGTTGACGCCTCTAGGGATCTTAAAGTTTATTTATTATAGAAGCCGCTTGAAAGAAATGCGTTTAATGATTATGGGGGTAATAAAACAATATCGCCAAAAAGGGATTGAAGGTGTATTGTATTACGAGTCTTTAAAAAATACTCAAAAGCTTGGCTATAAAAAGTGCGAGTTTTCCTGGGTTCTTGACGATAATATAATGACTCAGCGAGCGGCCGAAATGATGGGCGGTAAACTTTATAAAAAATATAGGGTTTATGGGAACTAATCCCGCAAAAGCGGGAAAAAACTTTTAAAAGGAGGGAACAAGATGGTTTTAAAGAAAACAAAAGATGCTTATGCATCAAAAGTTGTAACAAAAGGAGGAGGGAACAGCGTGAAAACAAAAATGACAGATTATGCTTCTACCAACGGCGCAAACATCGCAATTGATTATCCGACGGAAGGCGAAATTCTGAAAGGCATTCATTACTCCATAAGGATTGCCGCGACCGGAGAAGGAACGCCCCAAATTTCTTTTGACGGAAACAATTGGAAAAGTTGCCGTCAAGTCGGCGGGCACTGGTGGTTTGACTGGACATATTTTACACCGGGTTCTTACAAAATTAATGCAAGATTGATTGACAATAACGGAAACGTTATTAAGAAAACGTCAACAAGATGTAAAGTTGCATAAATTTTGATCAATTTAATAACCTTTGTATATTTTTGGAGGGGTCAGGATAGGACTATATCAATAAAAGAGAAAACTAAATGTATCTAAAAAGACTTGAACTTTTTGGTTTCAAATCGTTTGCTGATAAAACCTTGCTAGATTTCGAAGCCGGTATTACTGCAGTAGTCGGCCCTAACGGATGCGGCAAATCAAACATAGTTGATGCTGTTAGATGGTGCCTTGGGGAACAAAGCGCAAAATCAATGCGTTCTAACCAGATGCAGGACGTAATCTTTGGAGGATCAGATTCCCGTCAAACAACAGGTATGGCTGAAATTTCCTTAACTTTTGATAATTCGCAAAACAAACTTCCCATTGACTATTCAGAAGTAGTTGTGATGCGCAGGCTTTTTAGAAGCGGGGAGAGCGAATATTTCTTAAATAAGTCACAATGCCGGCTAAAGGATATCAGAGATTTATTTCTTGATACAGGAATTGGTTCTGAAGGATATTCTGTTATTGAACAGGGAAGAGTTGAATTTTTGATCTCAGCCAAACCTGAAGAACGCAGAGAAATGTTTGAGGAGGCGGCGGGGGTTTCTAAATATAAAGTAAGAAGAGAAGAAACTTTAAGAAAATTAGAAAAAGTTGAATTAGATATGAACCGCATCAATGATATGCTAGTTCTATTAAAAGAACAAATCGCATCTTTGGATATAGCGGCTAAAAAGGCACGTCAATACCAAAAAAGCAAGGATGAGCTAAAAGGCCTTGAAATTGCACAAGTAGTCCAGAACATAATTTCAAATCAAAATGAAATTGAAAAAATTAAAAATTCTCTTATTCCAAAAACCAAAGAATTTGAAACGTTAAATACCTCTATTAATAGGGTGGACGCAGAGATATCAGGACTTAGATTCCTTCATACTCAAAAAGACGAACTTTATATTAAACTGCAGGAGGAATTTTCTCAAATAAAATCCGGAATTAGTCTTGCAGATGAAAAAATCA contains:
- a CDS encoding NAD(P)-dependent oxidoreductase, which gives rise to MKVLVTGSNGFVGSHIVEELLQNGHSVVCQVRKTSNLRWLKTLNVEYFYGDVRDEKSISEMVKGVDAIVHNAAVVRALKKESYYEVNQIATKNIIQAILKYNPNLKKIIFISSQAAMGPCKNLTPKKIGECENPVSDYGCSKLEGEKELKSLNAKIPYTILRPASVYGPRDKDFLIFFKLIKLGLVLNPFKKRYLQLLFVKDLALAAVKSLENKLTDYKTYFLAEAKPYLWKDVGKTIAEAVSRKTYILPLPDIFLRLVSFISELFSRFSGAPAVINKQKLDEMTQCFWVGDTSEFTKDCGMGFTNLKIGAKITYNWYKDNHWF
- a CDS encoding pyridoxal phosphate-dependent aminotransferase family protein, whose product is MHNDVFTKCVKFTSAREVMAAGVYPYFKRVESAQGPEIIVEGKKRVVCCSNNYLGLADHPKVIEASIEATKKYGTSCTGSRFLNGTNDLHEKVERKFARFVGKESAILFTTGHHANLGAISVLVGKNDVVITDKLDHASIIDGCRLSYGEMARYRHNDMQDLERVLIQNKDKGKLIVVDGVFSMEGDIADLPEIVKLARAYGARIMVDEAHAIGVLGETGRGTGEHFGLENEVDVLMATASKSLASIGGFIASREEVVHYIKHMARSLIFTASLPPACVGAIDCSLDIIQDEPERLQQLWENTKKMKSGFEELGFNTGTSASPIIPITVGEDMKAFQMWRMLFDEGVFTSPVVSPAVPEGHAIIRTSYMATHKEKHLDFVLDKFEKVGKQLGIIQGGSKRIKKQAKKPWKFSFTKAEMASATKKWIKNLWTFNNR